The Pseudosulfitobacter pseudonitzschiae genome includes a region encoding these proteins:
- a CDS encoding glyoxalase superfamily protein: MENHLPSRDVLKAQAKRLRADLAAQGTPISHARALETLAHQWGARDWNTLSARLGNDAPAGFTPGMAVTGRYLGHYFTGQVKAARMLAQGHWQLTLRFDRPVDVVTSALFSNFRQQLNCTVDASGASPRKTSNGQPQMVIDMG; this comes from the coding sequence ATGGAAAATCACCTTCCCTCACGCGACGTGCTGAAGGCACAGGCCAAACGGCTGCGCGCCGATCTGGCGGCCCAAGGCACGCCGATCTCCCACGCCCGCGCACTGGAAACGCTTGCCCACCAATGGGGCGCGCGTGACTGGAACACGTTGTCGGCGCGGCTGGGCAATGACGCGCCTGCAGGCTTTACCCCGGGTATGGCTGTCACTGGCCGTTATCTTGGGCATTACTTTACCGGGCAGGTCAAGGCAGCGCGGATGCTCGCGCAGGGGCACTGGCAACTGACCCTGCGCTTTGACCGCCCCGTGGATGTGGTAACGTCGGCGCTGTTCAGCAACTTTCGGCAACAGCTGAATTGCACCGTGGATGCCAGCGGCGCCAGTCCGCGCAAAACCTCGAACGGTCAGCCGCAGATGGTTATCGACATGGGTTAA
- a CDS encoding lytic murein transglycosylase encodes MSFRSITQSLAFSFATALCAIPAAHATSCGNTASGFEAWKGEFAAEAKRAGVGERGLQALAQARYASATISADRNQKSFKYTLPKFMQLRGADTIVAQGRKRKAQSPSFYQALERQYGVPAGVIIAIHGMETAFGGFMGNSSVVSAITTLTYDCRRSAFFQPHAIGALMLVDRGAITASTKGAKHGELGHTQFLPGNALKYGVDANGDGRVDFYNQTDALASTANFLRAKGWQPGKGYQEGQPNFAVIKQWNAATVYQQAIAIMGARIDG; translated from the coding sequence ATGTCATTTCGTAGCATTACCCAATCCCTTGCCTTCTCTTTTGCCACTGCCCTCTGCGCAATCCCTGCCGCCCACGCCACCAGTTGCGGCAACACTGCGTCGGGGTTCGAAGCGTGGAAAGGCGAATTCGCTGCCGAAGCCAAACGCGCCGGTGTCGGTGAACGCGGCTTGCAGGCGCTGGCACAGGCGCGCTATGCCTCGGCGACCATCTCGGCGGACCGCAACCAGAAGTCGTTCAAATACACCCTGCCAAAATTCATGCAGCTGCGTGGTGCCGATACAATCGTGGCTCAGGGACGCAAACGCAAAGCCCAAAGCCCGTCATTCTATCAAGCACTCGAACGTCAGTATGGCGTGCCAGCTGGTGTGATCATTGCCATTCACGGCATGGAAACCGCCTTTGGCGGATTTATGGGCAACAGCTCGGTGGTGTCTGCGATCACCACGCTGACCTATGACTGCCGCCGCTCGGCGTTTTTCCAGCCGCACGCCATCGGCGCGCTGATGCTGGTGGATCGTGGTGCAATCACCGCCTCCACCAAAGGTGCCAAACACGGCGAGTTAGGGCACACACAATTTCTGCCCGGCAATGCGTTAAAATATGGTGTGGATGCCAATGGCGACGGGCGGGTTGATTTCTACAACCAGACCGACGCGCTGGCCTCGACCGCGAACTTCCTGCGCGCCAAAGGCTGGCAACCCGGCAAAGGTTATCAGGAAGGCCAGCCCAACTTTGCCGTGATCAAACAGTGGAACGCGGCAACCGTCTATCAGCAGGCCATCGCGATCATGGGTGCGCGCATCGACGGCTGA
- the glnA gene encoding type I glutamate--ammonia ligase, with product MGNKVLDMMKDEGAEYVDVRFTDPRGKLQHVTLIADQVDEDFLEEGFMFDGSSIEGWKSIEASDMKLMIDLDSAYVDPFYAEKTICVHCSVVEPDTGEAYERDPRGTAQKAEAYLKSSGIGDVAYMGPEAEFFLFDDVRYQVSMNKVSYQVDASDAAWNTDTEYEMGNMGHRPGVKGGYFPVNPIDEAQDLRSEMLSTMKRLGMKVDKHHHEVASCQHELGLIFDSLTKQADELQKYKYVIHNVAHAYGKSATFMPKPIAGDNGTGMHVNMSIWKDGKPLFAGDKYADLSQEALYFIGGILSHAKALNAFTNPGTNSYKRLIPGFEAPVLRAYSARNRSGCVRIPWTESPKAKRVEARFPDPSANPYLCFAALLMAGLDGIQNKIDPGEAMDKNLYDLPAEELAGIPTVCGSLREALEELEKDMDFLLAGDVFTRDQIAGYVDLKMEEVHRYEHTPHPVEFAMYYSC from the coding sequence ATGGGAAACAAAGTTCTCGACATGATGAAGGATGAAGGCGCTGAATACGTCGACGTCCGTTTTACCGACCCGCGTGGCAAACTGCAGCACGTGACCCTGATTGCCGATCAGGTTGACGAGGATTTCCTCGAAGAAGGCTTTATGTTCGACGGGTCGTCCATCGAAGGCTGGAAATCGATCGAAGCATCGGACATGAAGCTGATGATCGATCTGGACAGCGCATATGTCGATCCCTTCTATGCAGAAAAAACGATCTGCGTGCATTGCTCGGTTGTCGAACCCGACACCGGCGAAGCCTATGAGCGCGACCCGCGCGGCACTGCACAAAAAGCCGAAGCTTACCTGAAATCCTCGGGCATTGGCGATGTGGCCTATATGGGCCCCGAAGCCGAATTTTTCCTGTTCGACGACGTCCGTTACCAAGTTTCGATGAACAAAGTGTCTTACCAAGTGGACGCATCCGACGCGGCATGGAACACAGACACCGAATACGAGATGGGCAACATGGGTCACCGTCCGGGCGTCAAGGGCGGCTATTTCCCTGTAAACCCCATCGACGAGGCCCAAGACCTGCGTTCGGAAATGCTGTCGACAATGAAACGTCTGGGCATGAAGGTCGACAAGCACCACCACGAAGTAGCGTCGTGCCAACACGAGCTGGGTCTGATCTTTGACAGCCTGACAAAACAGGCCGACGAGCTGCAGAAATACAAATACGTAATCCACAACGTGGCCCACGCCTATGGCAAATCGGCAACCTTTATGCCCAAACCCATCGCGGGCGACAACGGCACCGGCATGCACGTGAACATGTCGATCTGGAAAGACGGCAAGCCTCTGTTCGCAGGCGACAAATACGCCGACCTCAGCCAGGAAGCGCTGTATTTCATCGGCGGCATCCTGTCCCACGCCAAAGCGTTGAACGCCTTCACCAACCCCGGCACCAACAGCTACAAGCGTCTGATCCCCGGCTTTGAAGCCCCCGTTCTGCGCGCCTATTCGGCCCGCAACCGTTCGGGTTGTGTCCGTATTCCGTGGACAGAAAGCCCCAAAGCCAAGCGCGTCGAAGCCCGTTTCCCCGATCCTTCGGCGAACCCCTATCTGTGCTTTGCGGCGCTGCTGATGGCGGGCCTTGACGGCATCCAGAACAAGATTGATCCGGGTGAAGCGATGGACAAAAACCTGTATGACCTGCCCGCAGAAGAGCTGGCCGGTATCCCCACGGTTTGCGGTTCGCTGCGCGAAGCTCTGGAAGAGCTGGAAAAAGACATGGACTTCCTGCTGGCAGGTGACGTGTTCACCCGCGATCAGATCGCAGGCTATGTCGATCTGAAAATGGAAGAAGTACACCGTTACGAACACACGCCCCACCCGGTCGAGTTCGCGATGTACTACTCCTGCTGA
- a CDS encoding P-II family nitrogen regulator, with amino-acid sequence MKKIEAIIKPFKLDEVKEALQDVGVQGLSVIEVKGFGRQKGHTELYRGAEYVVDFLPKVKVEVVLDDDQVDSAIAAIVDAAKTEKIGDGKIFVTSVEQAIRIRTGESGSDAL; translated from the coding sequence ATGAAGAAGATCGAAGCCATCATCAAGCCATTCAAGCTCGATGAAGTCAAAGAGGCCCTTCAGGACGTGGGCGTCCAAGGCCTGAGCGTTATCGAAGTCAAAGGCTTCGGGCGTCAAAAAGGCCACACGGAGCTTTACCGTGGTGCTGAATATGTGGTCGATTTCCTGCCAAAAGTGAAGGTCGAAGTGGTTCTGGACGACGATCAGGTCGACAGCGCCATCGCGGCCATTGTCGACGCGGCCAAGACCGAGAAAATCGGAGACGGCAAGATTTTCGTCACCTCCGTCGAACAAGCCATTCGCATCCGCACCGGTGAATCCGGTTCGGACGCACTGTAA
- a CDS encoding NAD(P)H-hydrate dehydratase has protein sequence MQDKASVAGPDACDTVTDDFFWPEISLPEAPAMSTHLITRDSLPDLGKAAGHKFDYGHALVLSGGPGRTGAARMAARAALRVGAGLVTLGVPPAAQMEVAAQVTAIMIKRIGDAQALGDMLQDNRLNALCAGPALGLDDRAADLVRVLLHSGRNCVLDADALTLIARDRALMQALHGGCVLTPHGGEFARLFPDIAETVQGDAPIAVKADATRKAAARSGAVVLLKGSETVVAHPGGVCTVHSATGDRAAPWLATAGAGDVLAGLITGLLARGLAPAEAAKAATWLHVSCALHFGPGLIAEDLPDCLPAVFRDLAL, from the coding sequence ATGCAAGACAAGGCCAGTGTTGCCGGTCCCGACGCCTGTGACACGGTCACCGATGATTTCTTTTGGCCCGAAATATCCCTGCCGGAGGCTCCTGCCATGTCAACGCACCTGATCACCCGCGACTCCTTGCCCGACCTTGGCAAAGCAGCGGGCCACAAATTCGACTATGGCCACGCGCTGGTGCTGAGCGGTGGACCGGGGCGCACGGGGGCTGCGCGGATGGCGGCGCGCGCTGCGTTACGGGTGGGGGCGGGGCTTGTGACACTTGGCGTGCCACCTGCTGCACAGATGGAGGTGGCGGCTCAGGTCACCGCCATCATGATAAAGCGCATCGGTGATGCACAGGCCTTGGGCGATATGCTGCAAGACAACCGCCTGAACGCGCTTTGTGCCGGACCTGCGCTGGGGCTTGACGATCGCGCTGCCGATCTGGTGCGCGTGTTGCTGCACAGCGGGCGCAATTGCGTATTGGACGCGGACGCGCTGACGCTGATTGCACGCGATCGGGCGCTGATGCAGGCCTTGCACGGTGGCTGCGTTCTGACGCCGCATGGCGGCGAGTTTGCGCGTTTGTTTCCGGACATCGCCGAAACAGTGCAGGGCGACGCGCCGATTGCGGTCAAAGCTGATGCCACCCGCAAAGCGGCGGCACGGTCAGGGGCTGTGGTGCTATTAAAAGGCTCTGAAACCGTCGTTGCGCATCCGGGCGGCGTATGTACGGTTCACAGCGCCACTGGTGATCGTGCGGCTCCGTGGCTTGCCACCGCAGGGGCAGGGGACGTTCTGGCGGGGCTGATCACCGGGTTGTTGGCACGCGGACTGGCACCCGCCGAGGCGGCAAAGGCCGCGACGTGGCTGCATGTCTCTTGCGCGTTGCACTTTGGCCCCGGCCTGATTGCCGAGGATTTGCCGGATTGTCTTCCGGCGGTGTTTCGCGATCTGGCGCTCTAG
- a CDS encoding Hint domain-containing protein: MKPKTVGRVESGHVPQLRAEILHVGLVAGTILLTADGEIPVEYLSPGDRIISRNAGLVTLKAISTTRIKSAAVAIAAGSLGQTRPETNVILPAAQQVLVRDWRAKALVGASQAVLPAGCLIDGEFITDLGVRNLSLIQLGFDAPHVVYADGLELSVPAMVAVQELAA; encoded by the coding sequence ATGAAACCGAAAACGGTCGGGCGCGTCGAAAGCGGTCATGTGCCGCAGCTGCGCGCAGAAATCCTTCACGTCGGCCTTGTTGCCGGCACAATTCTTCTGACAGCCGATGGCGAAATACCGGTGGAATACCTGTCCCCCGGCGATCGTATCATCAGCCGCAACGCCGGTCTGGTGACCTTGAAAGCGATTAGCACCACACGGATCAAATCCGCCGCTGTGGCCATCGCAGCGGGATCATTGGGTCAGACACGGCCCGAGACAAACGTGATCCTGCCCGCCGCCCAACAAGTGCTGGTGCGTGACTGGCGCGCCAAGGCGCTGGTCGGTGCGTCACAGGCCGTCTTGCCCGCAGGATGCCTGATCGACGGCGAGTTCATCACCGATCTGGGCGTGCGCAACCTGTCGTTGATCCAGCTGGGCTTTGACGCGCCGCATGTGGTCTATGCGGACGGGTTGGAACTGTCGGTGCCTGCGATGGTCGCCGTGCAGGAACTGGCAGCCTAG